The DNA segment AATGATGGAACAGCAGTAGCGAGTTTCACATTAGCAGTAACTAGAAAATATAACAAGAATGAAACGGACTTTATTAATTGCCAAGCATGGAGAAAAACAGCAGAACTTTTAACGCAATATTGCAAGAAAGGTAGTTTAGTAGGAATTGAAGGTCGTATACAAACAAGAAATTACGAAGGGCAAGATGGTAAGCGTGTATATGTCACTGAAGTTGTTGCCGAGAGTGTAGAGTTTTTGGACTCAAAAAACACAAATAGTAATGATGATGGGCAAACACTAGATATTTCTGATGATGATCTACCGTTCTAATTTAAAGTATCAGCGAAAGTGAGGGGATATAGTGCATTTAGCAGAAAGAGAAAATACAACTTTAACAGCGAAGCATCATGTATTGGTGCACCATATCCCGTTTAAATCGCAACCTCAAGGCCAGCAAATGGGAAAAATCACAAATGACTTAAAAAGGTCATTCAGTAAGCCTTTTACCATACAAGAAATACTTGAATTATTTTCAAACGGTCACAGTATCATGCTTTCACATGCTCAAGTAGATAAGGAGAATAGGTTTCGTTTTATATCAGCAAGTTGTTTTGCTATTGATATTGATGATACAGAAATGAAAATTCATCCAAAAGAAATTCTTATAAAGTTGAAAAGTAGAATAGCAGGAATGTTTTATACCTTTTCTCACGGTAAAGAGGG comes from the Cytobacillus sp. IB215665 genome and includes:
- a CDS encoding single-stranded DNA-binding protein, translating into MMNNSVLIGRLTKDPELRNINDGTAVASFTLAVTRKYNKNETDFINCQAWRKTAELLTQYCKKGSLVGIEGRIQTRNYEGQDGKRVYVTEVVAESVEFLDSKNTNSNDDGQTLDISDDDLPF